A part of Sinorhizobium chiapasense genomic DNA contains:
- the moaA gene encoding GTP 3',8-cyclase MoaA, whose protein sequence is MNNAAIDRTGAQPLDSATTPMIDPFGRTITYLRVSVTDRCDFRCTYCMAEHMTFLPKKDLLTLEELHRLCSAFIAKGVRKLRLTGGEPLVRKNIMFLVRELGKEIQGGHLDELTLTTNGSQLSKFAAELADCGVRRINVSLDTRDHDKFRHITRWGELSKVLEGIDAAQAAGLKVKINTVALKGFNDAEIPELMRWAHGRGMDLTLIETMPMGEVDEDRTDHYLPLSEMRERLETQFTLRDIPYRTGGPARYVEVAETGGRLGLITPLTHNFCENCNRVRLTCTGTLYMCLGQNDAADLRAALRSTDDDAYLSRVIDEAISRKPKGHDFIIDREHNRPAVARHMSVTGG, encoded by the coding sequence TTGAACAATGCCGCGATAGACAGAACCGGCGCACAGCCGCTTGACAGTGCCACGACGCCGATGATCGATCCTTTCGGTCGGACGATCACCTATTTGCGCGTGTCAGTCACGGACCGCTGCGATTTCCGCTGCACCTACTGCATGGCGGAGCACATGACCTTCCTGCCGAAGAAGGATCTGCTGACGCTCGAGGAATTGCATCGGCTCTGTTCCGCCTTCATCGCCAAGGGCGTGCGCAAGCTCCGGCTCACCGGCGGCGAACCGCTGGTGCGCAAGAACATCATGTTCCTCGTCCGCGAACTCGGCAAGGAGATCCAAGGCGGCCACCTCGACGAGTTGACGCTCACGACCAACGGTTCGCAGCTGTCGAAATTCGCGGCTGAACTCGCCGATTGCGGCGTGCGCCGCATCAATGTTTCGCTCGATACCCGCGACCATGACAAGTTCCGCCACATCACCCGCTGGGGCGAGCTTTCGAAGGTCCTCGAGGGCATCGATGCGGCTCAGGCCGCCGGTCTCAAGGTGAAGATCAACACGGTGGCGCTCAAGGGCTTCAACGATGCCGAGATTCCCGAGCTGATGCGCTGGGCGCACGGGCGCGGCATGGACCTGACGCTGATCGAGACGATGCCGATGGGCGAAGTGGACGAGGACCGGACCGACCACTACCTACCGCTTTCCGAGATGCGCGAGCGTCTGGAAACTCAGTTCACGCTCAGGGATATTCCCTACCGCACCGGTGGCCCTGCCCGCTACGTCGAGGTGGCGGAAACCGGTGGACGCCTCGGATTGATCACGCCGCTAACCCACAATTTCTGCGAAAACTGCAACCGCGTCCGTTTGACCTGCACCGGCACCCTCTATATGTGCCTCGGCCAGAACGATGCCGCCGATCTCCGCGCGGCGCTGCGCTCGACGGACGACGACGCCTACCTCTCTCGCGTCATCGACGAGGCGATTTCCCGCAAGCCGAAGGGCCACGACTTCATCATCGACCGCGAACACAACCGCCCGGCCGTCGCACGTCATATGAGCGTAACCGGCGGCTGA
- a CDS encoding methyl-accepting chemotaxis protein has product MSLIDRLLQRLRIVTKVLLFVVPLVALIAGIGLVGFFTARTLNGHMTVTRETINNLSDFQALRSALQAFADNPSEETRDVLAKEVGEQEEGVRTLEGLLARDTDKAEIASVVALGGQMRNQTDKLWAVKVEQDSVTTSLEAALADMSEKGNGAYKQIDIIRSESGEKEAFAKALLFDAAAYQGVAERIKKFRLPVTMAVNPDAKIDQANKLLPHLLKQIGEAEKIASEKVQKPIGELKEQALKIQTILAGAEDNEAKKNALVPILSKLSKYEADFAKEAVKNSDTAAKRFVGMDEEISTLKTLIALMSDTFKGLDNTRFHISELHRSLDAASRDLVIADINAVRETAGKLSELGGKNAALRDLPAKLGPSLDNIDKGTAALIDVGGRWQAAKSEAATLVADASRTLENFVSSAQEAGKQDSQRSATVSIVAMVAGTLLAIIGGLMLVETLRGPLKRVTETMTRLANGDLEVAIEGRNRGDEIGDMVRSVAVFRDNALENVRLEREAEAARTLSAEEEARRSQERARIEAEQMQALNALSDVLAQLAAGNLEEGMAEDLPADYVIMARTYNNAVEALRATLTDVRLVAEEISGGTGNLSASADDLARRTEQQAAALEESSRALRQLTELVRSTAESARRTTVSVDETNNYAQHSGQVVAKAIDAMAEINRSSEKIGTIIGVIDEIAFQTNLLALNAGVEAARAGEAGRGFAVVAQEVRELAQRCAGAAREIKGLISASSAQVRSGVALVQETGEALTVINEHIATIHQLVSNIEASAADQYTGLSEVNSAVHEVELITQQNAAMVEENTAEIHGLRRQVEALNEKIERFKTGTGGVGDYGEVRYGSTYAA; this is encoded by the coding sequence ATGTCTTTGATCGATCGCCTTCTACAGCGCCTGCGTATCGTCACAAAAGTCCTCCTTTTCGTGGTTCCGCTCGTGGCCCTGATCGCCGGGATCGGTCTCGTCGGCTTTTTCACGGCTCGTACGCTCAATGGGCATATGACCGTCACGCGCGAGACCATCAACAATCTCTCGGATTTCCAGGCTCTGCGCAGTGCCTTGCAGGCCTTCGCCGATAACCCGAGCGAGGAAACGCGCGATGTCCTTGCGAAAGAGGTCGGCGAGCAGGAGGAGGGGGTCAGAACCCTCGAAGGGCTGCTGGCGCGTGACACGGACAAGGCTGAGATCGCCTCGGTCGTTGCACTCGGTGGCCAGATGCGCAACCAGACCGACAAGCTCTGGGCGGTCAAGGTCGAGCAGGACTCGGTAACGACGTCGCTGGAAGCGGCGCTTGCTGACATGAGCGAGAAGGGTAACGGCGCCTACAAGCAGATCGATATCATCCGGAGCGAATCGGGTGAAAAGGAAGCCTTCGCCAAGGCGCTGCTCTTTGATGCAGCCGCCTATCAGGGCGTTGCCGAACGCATCAAGAAATTTCGCCTGCCGGTAACCATGGCGGTCAATCCCGACGCCAAGATCGATCAGGCGAACAAACTGCTGCCGCATCTGCTGAAGCAGATCGGGGAAGCCGAGAAGATTGCTTCCGAAAAGGTCCAGAAGCCGATCGGTGAACTCAAGGAACAGGCGCTGAAGATCCAGACAATCCTCGCCGGTGCCGAGGACAATGAAGCGAAGAAGAACGCCCTCGTACCGATCCTCAGCAAGCTCTCGAAATACGAGGCCGACTTTGCCAAGGAGGCGGTCAAGAATTCAGACACCGCAGCCAAGCGCTTCGTTGGCATGGACGAGGAAATCTCGACGCTGAAGACGCTGATCGCCTTGATGAGCGATACTTTCAAGGGCCTCGACAATACCCGCTTCCATATCAGCGAGCTGCACCGCTCGCTCGATGCAGCGAGCCGCGACCTCGTGATTGCAGATATCAACGCCGTACGCGAGACAGCCGGGAAGCTTTCCGAGCTCGGCGGCAAGAACGCAGCGCTCCGCGATCTGCCGGCGAAGCTCGGCCCCTCGCTCGACAACATCGACAAGGGCACGGCCGCGTTGATCGACGTTGGCGGCCGCTGGCAGGCCGCCAAGAGCGAGGCCGCAACGCTTGTCGCTGACGCGAGCCGTACGCTCGAAAACTTCGTCAGCAGCGCGCAGGAAGCCGGAAAGCAGGACAGCCAGCGCTCGGCGACGGTCTCGATCGTCGCAATGGTCGCCGGAACGCTGCTTGCGATAATCGGCGGCCTGATGCTGGTCGAGACACTGCGCGGCCCGCTGAAGCGCGTGACCGAAACCATGACGCGGCTCGCCAACGGTGATCTCGAAGTGGCGATTGAAGGCCGCAACCGCGGCGACGAAATCGGCGACATGGTGCGCTCGGTTGCCGTCTTCCGCGACAACGCACTCGAAAACGTGAGGCTGGAACGCGAGGCGGAGGCAGCGCGCACATTGTCTGCAGAAGAGGAGGCGCGGCGCTCGCAGGAACGCGCGCGCATCGAAGCTGAGCAGATGCAGGCGCTCAACGCTCTTTCCGATGTTCTTGCCCAGCTTGCTGCCGGCAACCTCGAGGAAGGCATGGCGGAAGACCTGCCGGCGGATTACGTCATCATGGCCCGCACCTACAACAACGCCGTCGAGGCGCTGCGTGCGACGCTGACAGATGTGCGTCTCGTCGCGGAAGAGATCTCCGGTGGGACGGGCAATCTCTCGGCTTCGGCCGACGATCTTGCACGCCGTACCGAGCAGCAGGCAGCGGCGCTTGAAGAGAGCTCGCGTGCGCTCCGTCAACTGACTGAGCTCGTGCGCTCGACCGCCGAAAGCGCCCGCCGCACGACGGTGTCGGTCGATGAGACGAACAACTATGCGCAGCACTCCGGCCAGGTCGTCGCCAAGGCGATCGATGCCATGGCGGAAATCAACCGCTCGTCCGAAAAGATCGGCACGATCATCGGCGTGATCGACGAGATCGCCTTCCAGACCAATCTTCTGGCGCTGAACGCGGGCGTCGAGGCGGCGCGCGCCGGCGAGGCGGGCCGCGGTTTCGCGGTTGTGGCCCAGGAGGTGCGCGAATTGGCGCAGCGTTGCGCAGGAGCCGCCCGCGAGATCAAGGGGCTGATCTCGGCGAGTTCCGCCCAGGTGCGCAGCGGCGTGGCACTGGTGCAGGAGACCGGCGAAGCGCTGACGGTCATCAACGAGCATATCGCCACCATTCACCAGCTCGTCAGCAATATCGAGGCGTCCGCGGCTGACCAGTATACCGGTCTCAGTGAGGTCAATTCCGCCGTTCACGAGGTCGAGCTGATCACGCAGCAGAACGCCGCGATGGTCGAGGAGAACACGGCGGAAATCCATGGCCTGCGCCGGCAGGTGGAAGCACTCAACGAGAAGATCGAACGCTTCAAGACCGGCACCGGCGGTGTGGGCGATTACGGTGAGGTCCGGTACGGCTCGACATACGCCGCCTAA
- a CDS encoding DMT family transporter, whose amino-acid sequence MHSSANVRGIVFMCLAMVSFACNDALVKSVTGVMNTGQIMFVRGLLTTLMVLGFAVHFRAFRPIRTILRPAVLLRIAMEALASITYISALGQIPLANASAIMQALPLAVTLGAALFLREPVGWRRWTAIAVGFLGVLIVLRPGPEGFTPAALTVVACVFCTSTRDLCTRRIGSDVPSLFITVTTATVTTLVGALLIVPFGGWQPMSTTSLTHIAGASILLMLGYQTIVLAMRDGDISVIAPFRYTSLLWSIGIGIFFFAETPDRWMLTGVAIIVGSGLYTFYRESLRGRKAVAQSSLAGPLE is encoded by the coding sequence ATGCATTCATCTGCCAATGTCCGCGGCATCGTTTTCATGTGCCTTGCCATGGTCAGCTTTGCCTGCAACGACGCGCTCGTAAAATCCGTGACGGGCGTAATGAACACCGGCCAGATCATGTTCGTCCGCGGTTTGCTCACCACGCTGATGGTGCTGGGGTTCGCCGTCCACTTTCGGGCATTCCGGCCGATCCGAACGATCCTGCGGCCGGCGGTCCTGCTGCGTATCGCCATGGAGGCGCTGGCGTCGATCACCTATATTTCTGCGCTCGGGCAGATACCGCTCGCCAACGCCTCGGCGATCATGCAGGCGCTGCCGCTGGCGGTCACGCTCGGCGCGGCGCTTTTCCTGCGCGAACCAGTCGGATGGCGTCGCTGGACGGCGATCGCCGTCGGCTTCCTCGGCGTGCTGATCGTGCTGAGACCCGGGCCGGAAGGCTTCACACCGGCAGCGTTGACCGTCGTCGCCTGCGTTTTCTGCACCTCGACGCGCGATCTCTGCACCCGCCGGATCGGCAGCGACGTGCCCTCGCTCTTCATTACCGTTACCACCGCCACGGTGACGACGCTGGTCGGCGCTTTGCTGATCGTGCCGTTCGGCGGCTGGCAACCGATGTCGACCACTTCGCTGACCCATATTGCCGGTGCCAGCATTCTCCTGATGCTCGGCTACCAGACGATCGTGCTGGCGATGCGCGACGGCGACATATCGGTCATCGCGCCGTTCCGCTACACGAGCCTGCTCTGGTCGATCGGTATCGGCATTTTCTTCTTTGCGGAGACACCGGATCGCTGGATGCTGACGGGGGTCGCCATCATCGTCGGCTCCGGCCTCTATACCTTCTATCGCGAGAGCCTGCGCGGGCGGAAGGCCGTCGCCCAGAGCTCCCTTGCGGGCCCCCTCGAATAG
- the mobA gene encoding molybdenum cofactor guanylyltransferase MobA — MVTNAPHTPQRPPAVILAGGRSSRMGRPKAALVLDGRTMLDYIIERLAPQVGSIALNLNADPGIDLPQGLPVLTDMVPGYFGPLAGILTAMRHAAEVAPHAAHVLTVPTDTPFFPDDLVGRFSSAPDLEGKIVVAYSGGEMHPLFALWPVAIADDLEAWIRTDTKLRVRAFIARHPSAAVDFPMIATKAGPLDPFFNINTPEELQQAEAWAQRLKDRKP, encoded by the coding sequence ATGGTCACGAATGCCCCTCACACACCGCAACGCCCGCCCGCCGTCATTCTTGCCGGCGGAAGGTCCTCGCGCATGGGGCGCCCGAAGGCGGCCCTCGTACTCGATGGCCGGACCATGCTCGACTACATCATCGAACGGCTCGCCCCGCAGGTGGGCAGCATCGCTCTCAACCTCAATGCCGATCCCGGCATCGACCTGCCGCAGGGCCTTCCGGTACTGACCGACATGGTGCCCGGTTACTTCGGACCCCTTGCAGGCATCCTCACCGCCATGCGCCACGCTGCAGAGGTTGCGCCGCATGCGGCCCATGTTCTGACCGTGCCGACCGACACGCCGTTTTTTCCCGACGACCTCGTCGGCCGGTTTTCCTCCGCACCGGACCTGGAGGGGAAGATTGTCGTCGCTTATTCCGGCGGAGAGATGCATCCGCTTTTCGCGCTCTGGCCGGTCGCGATCGCCGATGATCTCGAGGCCTGGATCCGCACCGACACCAAGTTGCGCGTGCGCGCTTTCATTGCGCGCCACCCTTCGGCAGCGGTAGACTTCCCGATGATCGCGACGAAGGCTGGTCCGCTCGACCCATTCTTCAACATCAACACCCCCGAAGAACTTCAGCAGGCCGAAGCTTGGGCGCAACGCCTCAAGGATCGCAAACCATGA